In Amblyomma americanum isolate KBUSLIRL-KWMA chromosome 8, ASM5285725v1, whole genome shotgun sequence, the DNA window gcaaagctGCCGTTGGGTggtctgcggatgtattgattgttatactgaCTTCTATCATTATGTAAAAACATTGCCTTCATAAACTGTTTTCCGCTCAAAATTGCTTTTGTCGAGAACGGTCGGGTGTGATATCTTCAGTGGTAAAACTAATGTATTAACACTACAAATACATTTTGGTCGAGAACATTAATTGAGGCACTCTCGACCAACATAAGCAGTCACTGAACACATTTGTAATGTACTGTTAGACTGACAGTATGTCACAAAACACTGGTACCTCACATTCAAAGGAGAACTTATCTTTCAAGTAAAAAACAGCTAAGTGTGAATCTTAATTGCAGGCTGTCATCTACAGATATTCCAGTCCTACAGCAAAGTGTGTTCATAAGAGTGACCTGCACACATTACATaattttagaacaaaaatatctATAGCTACCATCTGCAAGTAGGATGCCTTGGTGCTAACGCAGCTTAAAAATCTGGCCCATATATGTATCATGAAGAGAGGGTAAAAATAAGCACAGAAGCTAAATACGCAGTGTGCAATCATGCTATGAAACCAAATGATAGTACAGAGTGAAAGATAAGTACTAGAAAAATAGTGCCAGAAAGCGCATGTACAAATACGCATTACACTATATAAATCAAGGCCGaattggggaggggggggcacATCGCACTCTCTGACAATAAATCTTGCTCCCGCCTGTTACACACGACGCCCTGCTAGTAGTACAAGATAGAATCCAAGCCCATGTACACACAGAACAGAAACCAGAGATCACTGTGGTAATATATGCACAAGAGTACAGACATCATCAAAGCCATAAAGTGCACCTTCCAGGTTGCGTTCACCTTAATTGCTTAAAATGCTGCGCTAGAGTTTTAAAGGCAAATACTTCTTAACTGGCTGCTGCGGCACAGAGGCTGTAGCATGCAGCTGCTTAATGTGAGTCGACAGTGTTATCCCTGCTGTAGAATCCACATTTCAATGGGGCCAAAATGCAAAAATATCCATGTGCTGAGCGACCGTGTTAAATACCCTAGAAGGGGACACCAATCTGAGACAGCTGTTCAGTGAGGCATCTCTTGCAGCTACAACACAGCTTCAGGGCATGAACTCCACACAAAAAAGACTAATCCTTAATATCAGGTTGCACATCTGCGCATAGATCAATTCATGGTTGATCACATTAAgcccatggtagagagagggctgTTAGATGGGTTTTTGACAAAACAAAGTGAATAAAGGAGGGCGGAGCATCAGAGTGCTTGCGAGcgcttcgacaagaggacttgtcttagCCCAaatgaagacaagtcctcttgtcgactCATTGGCAACAAACCTGAGGCCCTTTCCGCCCTCGTTCATTTTGTGATGAGCACCATGAATAAGTCATGTCATGCTGGATGAAAAGAATGTACCAGTGTTCTTCAAGCATTCTCTAATACAATATGCAAAGCACCCGTGAAAATATACGAAGAAAACAATATATTTGTAATGTAACAGCAGCATGTGCAAATTACATAGGATACCCATCCTCACATTTCTAAGACGAGCCTGAGTAATTTGAACACAGTCAGACGAAGAACTTATCTAAAAAAAAGTGTGGAATCAATGTGGAGATTTCTGCAAAATGGAAATGCACAATTTTTTAACAGAGTGAAAATTTTCGATAGACAATTGCTATCCAGTTTTTACTATCGTTCATATACTCCTTGAGCGGCCTCTATCGCGGTTCCTATCCATCATTGGCGACTTACTATCTAGCACGAGCAAAGCAGGGCATTATACGAGGTATGAACACGTATTTGCATCGCCATGTTGGGTAGTGCACTATCAGCGCACAGATTTCGTACTAATAGCCTTCTTATTACTGCGCCTAATGACACAGTTTGTACATGCAAGTCTGCACTTAAGTTCGATATGTCATCTGGTCTATCACCAAAAGCGTAAGGCCTGCACCACGTGTAAGTCGGGGTAGATGCAACGGTGCAAAGGGTTGCCAGTGTCGGGCCACTTCTTTCGACGGAGCTTATTTTTGAAGAAAGCACGTTTCCCTTCGGCGTAAGCGGAGGAATCGGCGAAATGGTAAGTTGAGAAGCCGAAAACTTGTGTACGCAACTTGCAGCGCGAAACACAACTGGATTATGACACTCCACTGCCAAGTCGCGGCCGTCTCAAAAGCACGCTGACAACGGAACGACGCACTGCACATTAAGAAGTTTCGCTTTCACGTGACATGCCCAGAGGTGGGCagcctcatgaggtttcgacctcatgaggtcgattTCAACCTCGAAATAACCTCAACCTctcgtcgtgaggtgaggttgaagtGAGGTcgccgacggctcgaaattttgtgagtgaggtcagcacaTCAGACCTCAAAGTCACGCGTGAGTTTGAAGTTGACCGAAGTCGTCATTCAGTTAGGTCGTAAACTTGACCTCTatactttttgcagttgccacgtcttactcaaacgagtgccgcttccgaagcggagctGCAGCGCATCATTGCAACATTCATGCAATTACGCTTGGTgggaggattcatagcgcacagaatacacaggacacaacacaagcgcttgtgttgtgtcctgtgtattctgtgcgctatgaatcctcatgctgattacccactagcccgaaccctgacccttctacgcttggtgttcggttttccGTGTttagacaaccggatgccacattCCGCTCTTtgcttttggtgctgcgccgtaatgtgcgttcagtccgagcctacgcGAAAACTGATCTTCCCGGAAGGACTGCTGCTGTCAGCACGCCGCTCTCTGTTGTTTCATAGTTTTGTACAGGTCATTGAAAAAGACTGCTATGAAATGCTTCAACTTCACTGCGCAGTCTATTAGCGTCCATGGCAGGTTCCGCCTTCGTTGGCATCATTAAGCACATAGCAATATAGGAAGCAAATGGCACCGTAGTAAAGGAATAAGTTTAAAAGAAGTCAAATGATTATTAAAGCAAGGAAGTCACTAAATTAGCAAGGAAGTCAGGAAattagaaaagaaagagaaaactaaaaTAAAAGTCACTTTGTGTCCACTaaggatttttagaatgtactgCTTTGTGCTTGAAGCCATGCTGTACAAACCAATGAGCGCAAAAGAGAGGTTATGGGCATCTTATCAGTAAATATATATTAGTGTGATGGTTGGTTTCCTATTTATTGCAATGTATGCGGAGATAAAAAGCTGTTCCTAGGAAAAGGCCCACACAAGATATCTTGAAGGTAGTAAGTAGGCTGAGATTGTGTGCTGCTATTTACTTCTTAAAAATTACTTCCTTCGAGAGGTGATTTTGATCCCAGATCTAACATagttaattcatcatcatcatcataatcatcatcagcctgaatacacccactgcagggcaaaggcctctcctatgtctatccaattaaccaggtgctttgccagctgcggccgactctatgcctgcgaacttcttaatctcatccgcccacctaaccttctgccgccacctgctacgcttgccgtctcttggaacccactccgttacccccaAGGACAAGCGGTTGTTATGCCTTCGCAtcacacgccctgcccaagcccatttcttcctcttgatttcgactaggatgtcattaacccgcgtttgttccctcccccactctgcccgcttccggtctcttaacgttacacgtatcatttttctttccatggctcgctgcgttgtccttaacttaagctgaacccgtttcgttagcctgtacgtttctaccccgtaggtgagtaccggcaagatacagctgttgtacacttttctcttgagggatattcatAAACCGttattcatgatcttagagaacttgccatatgcgctccaccccattcttatccttctagttatctccctctcttAATCCGgatggatcagctgtcactacctgcccgaagtagacgtattcctttactacttccagcacctcgcttccaattgtgaacggcTGTTCCCTTGTTGGGATGTTGAACATTTCTTTGGTGttatgcatgttaatttttagacccaccttaTTGCTCTGCcggtctaaatcattgatcatgctttgcgattcatctcgtgagtgacttaacagtgcaatgtcatcagcgaatcgcagattatttaggtattctctattaactattatccccaactgttcccaattcaggcctcggaatacctcccgttaacaggcagtgaatagcattggcgagatcgtatctccttgcctgatgcccttccttattggaattctaTTGCTGGCTTTattgaggactatggtagctgtgcagttgctatataaattttccagtatttttgcaTAAGGCTCTTCAACAGCCGGATTCTGCAATGCccttatgacagctgaggtttccactaatAGAATGTAAATTACGTGTATGTTCTCAAATCAACTGTGCTTCCCTGTAGTCCGCGTACCATTATATATGGTACAATCGTTCGAGGAAATGCCATCAAGTGCAAGCATCCACTACCCTTGCCGGGTGCAAAAGTTGTACGGGCGAAATAAAGTGATTATTTAACTGTGCAAATTGTGTTCggcatttcttatttctttcatGCTTGACTACAACACTAATAGTGCTGTTTGCAGGATATTTTTTGTCATACCACATAAGACgtttaaacacaacacaacattaTATGATCTTTCGGTACACTTTACAGCCCAAGAAAACCTTGCGAGTTGTTTTTAAAGGAAAAATGAAGACTATACCTGATTTTCTAGTGCGCACTAACAAGACATCAGCGCTTGTATGGTGTGTATTTCACTTTTGCCGTTCTAGTTGAGCATTTTATAGTATAATTTCCACGAACTGCAATTAGTGTTACATTGTTTTTAGAACTAATTCGAAACAGTGCCGTAAGCTTCGACCGTTCTTATTACATATCGTACAATACAGGTTCCATGAAGTGCTTCTACAGCGTTATAAGAATTCTGTTTCATATTTCATACATTGTTGTTAGAAACCCTCTGCAACAGTCGGTAGGTAGATTGTATGGAGTACAAAGAATGTATGAACACAGTTCAATTCAATGCCCATAAGAAATGGTCGAAAGACAGTAGATAGGGCGTCGTTCGGTGGACGGTAGGAACTGTAAAAGCTTTATATGAACATGATTCTTTTGGATGACTGACTGTGGCCAACCGTCGGAAGAGTGTCAATAGGTTTTTACTAAGAAGTATAGAactagccgctgcggtggctgagtggttatggcgctcgcctgccggcccgaaagacgcgggttcgatcccggccgcggcggtcgaatttagatcgAGGCGAGATTcttagaagcccgtgtgctgtgcgatgtcaatgcaggttaaagaaccccaggtggtcgaaatttccggagcctttcactacggcgtccctcatagcctcagtcgctttgggacgttaaaccccgataaaccaaaccagaagtaTAGAACTAAATATATGCACTCAAGAATTTCTTAATGGGTTCTATTAACATCTGTCTATATACATTTTACAGCGTCCGAAAGAAAACATTCTGCAAAGGTGTCTGGTTGGGAAAGGAAATTTAATAAAAAGCCACCAACCAAAAAGTGAAAATAGAAACAGGCCATTTTAGAAACTACTCGGTTCCTTTATTAGGCGTGGGACCGAGTGAGTTGGCAGCACAAAGCGGATGTCAAACAAATGAACAGGGATCGAATCGCGGTGGCGCAACACCGCGAGACATGTGACCACAAGATTGATTTCCCGTTCTCTGGGAGCTCTTCCCCCCTCTTCATACGTGGTCTACGGTCAGTGACCCGAAGACTACAAaaaacgagggcttaaaaaggcaagctgcaactcGCCCGCAGTCACATCAGATGAAGGGACGGAGGAAGTTCCGAAACGTCGTGCTATTTTATTCATCTTTTTGTTTGGCGTTCTTTTCTAACTTAAATTTTATAGTGCGTTGCTAAAATGTCTATAAGGAACTGGTTCGCgcctgcacaaactacacaagtACATACGGCACATGACGCGCACTGCCACCGCGACCACAGCCAGAAGAATGCCACAACCTCCGATAGTCGCTGCTCGTGAGTAGGAGCCAACGGTGACGAAGCCTTCCACGCCGAGCGCTTGGCAGCTGTCCCTGTCGATCTTGTTCTGTGTCATCTCCCCCATGCCGTGTCCAGCGTAAAAATAGCGCGAATCGGCTTCTGAATCGAACTTCACCGAGCTGCACTCCACCCGGATGGCGTATTCGGCGCATCGCGAGACCTCCTCCCGCGTCGGGTAGTTCCAAGGCTCGGCAGCTGCGCGGAATCGGCAGTCGTAGGAGGCGTTCCCGTTGACACCGACAGAGTAACGCTGACACCCGTTCCACACTTCGGGGTAGTCCTTGAACAGTGCGTAGCGGTACAGGAGTACGCAGTCGCCGGTGTCAGTTCGCACGCCGTAGCTGGACACTGTCAGGAAGGTGGCGCACTGGCGCTCGTCACGAATCAAAGACAGCTGGTCGTCGTAGAGCGATTCGTAGGTCTGCGGACATTTGTAGAAGCCGACGGGGCCGCGAATGAGCACTCGGTCGTAGTCGGTCGGCGCCACAAAGTACGTCACGCCGTTCCGGTCGCTAACCCTGTAACACGAAAAGTCGATCGTCTGCTTGCTGTTCACACAGAACGTGTAGCTATAGTTTCGTCCGATAAACGAAGCCAAGACGTCTGTTTTCGACAGGAGCGCGTAACGTCCTTCCTGGACAATTACGAAGTCGTGCGGGTGACGGCACTTTGACAGCGGCAGCTTCTCGGCGTTGCCAAAGATATCCTTAGAGTTCGGAGTTTCGCCGAGTTCAGTTTCCGAGGAGTTGGCGCCGGTGTGTACCACCGCGGCGCAGATAGAATTGTTGCGGACCGAGTACATGCCGAACTTAGCCGGAAATGCATTGGTGCCAACCGGAAGTAGCAATAGCATAGAGGCCAATGAGAGGACAGGTGAAAGCATGGCTGGAGGGCTCATTTTCGGGTTGGGCGAAGAATTACACCAGGGTCCCCTTGTACTCCGCGTACCGCGTGCACCAGGCCTTGCCGGACGACAGTACTGCAAAGAGGACCAAAAAAGGAGGAGATGCAAGACGTAACTGTGCCATGTGCATGGGGGCTGCACTAGCGCTATTACGCGACCGACCGAGGCGCCAATTGGCGGTGGTCTGTTAACTGCAGAAACAAGTTAGGGTAGTTGGTGTTTGCTGTCTGTAGTGCGAGATAACGCTAAAACCCGAAGGACAGGTCGGCCGATCTGCTGTACAGAGAAGGGATGAGACTCCCGAGCTTCTGGGAAAAACTAGAGAGAGGTGATGGGGGCATATAGACCGTAAATGATAAAAGAAAACCAGCTTGAGCTGTTATTGACTGTGGTTAAGCTGCTGTCAGGGGTGTTTAGTTAAAGCTAGTGGCCTGAATTTTCGGGAAGTAAATTTATTTCCAATTAATTATGTAAGCCGCTGACCGCAGGCATCATAAGATATCGAACCAGGGGGAGGAAAGCGCGAGCCACTTCCGGCCCAGCTATTTTGAGAAACCTTAGCTGAAGCCGTTATTCCGTCCTCGCCTGCTAGGAGCGTAACcgaaggaggaattggcgctaccGTCGGTAATCCGTGGTCAGCGGGGGTATAGGAGCTTTCACAGCTGTGACTGCAGTACCACATCAGCCACGGGTCGCCCTACCGGCTTCATCAAATCCCCAACGCGTACTGCTACGTGTGCAATTACTCGGACATAGCCGTGGCAGTTTTGAGTGCTGAAGTCTTACACTAGGTGTTGGTGGCATGAAGCTAGAACACTGTATGTAAACCGCGATACTGCATGAACAATGACAAAATGTCCGGCAGTACCGTTCATTTGCTTATGAACAAAATATGGTAGCCACATCTTTGAAATGTCCGGCCAACCGACCGTTAATGCAGGACGACGCGTTCGGGACCGAGACTGTACTTCATATCACCTTCCGAAGTCAGCTGGCGCCTGATTATTTCAACGCACACTCGTTAGTGGCAAAGTGATCGACAACCACCGAAAGACAGACGGTGGCGCAAAGGAGTTGAGATTACCTCccttaaaaaaacatttttaaagaCTATTTTAGGGTTGTTGTCAAATAAATGCCGCGTGCAGGCTGTCTTAGCTTTTCCTACAGCTTCAATGCGTACCGAGTGTACATGAGGTGCCCAACGATTACGGGGCATTTCAGGGGCTGAAGAAAGCCATTTTCGTGCTAGTTGTGAGCAACACCTGCTGTGTGTTCGCGCTCTAAATTAATGAATGAATTTTAAATtcaatttgttttgggggaaaggaaattgcatagtatctgtcacatatcggcggacacctgatccgcgccttaagggaactgggataaaggagggaacgaaagaagaaagaggtgacgtagtggagggctccggaataatttcgaccacgtggggacctttaacgtgcactgacatcgctcgcTCTCTGAACCGCAGGTTAGATGTTTCGAATTTATGTTAATTAGGTCCTTGGAAGATCAGCCAAAGCTCGTCGACCAGGTTCGTGAAGCAGCTCGGGCCACTGGAGTTGCGTATTGAGGACCTCAGCCATCTGATCGTCAAGAATTCTCCAGACCTTTTTCTCAATGAAGTTAATTATCTATCTCTACGGGAAGTAGACCTTTTCTCAATATTATTATTTATCTTTCTCTATGGGACGTTCCGTAGCTGTCAATATCGACGAACTCAGCATCAGACGTGATGCTAAGTCTATAACGAAACATCCCACAGCGGGACTTTTGTCTTTGGTTGTGTTTCACGCGTACCGCGATGCACCATGAGGCGTCTTGGAGACGACAGCAACGTCACGATCACATCGTGAAGCGCACGCAAGCGCCCCTGTAATTACGTcggagaggggaaaaaaaagcggGAAGCAAACAGAAACATCTGGCGGGAACCGGACCTGACGTAGTCCACGACTCGCCTGCCTGACCTCGAAATGCGGAGGAGAAAGGCCTTTCGGCCAGACGGTTGAGAGAGAAACTGAAATGGAGAGAGCACGACGAAGGTCACATGCGCGGCAAACTCGTTTGATTGCATGCGGAGGCTGtaacatagctaaaaaaaaaatctcgcgcCGCGTGTTCCGTAAAAGATGCCTGACAAAGTGCGGAGTGTAGCAAATTTGACCGAACGACGTAAACCCTGATTGACTTGACGAGTGAGCAGCATGTGGAAGCAACTCGTTCCACGCGTTCTGCGATATAGTCGACTCATTCGTGCTTCGCTAGTAGACGGGCAGCTCTGGAGTTATGACCTGTCCTAAAATTTCATCCTCGGTAAAGCTTGGTTATCGAGAGAGTGGAGAGTTACTTCTCCGACACCACCGACCAGCAACATCATCAGCCCAATTCCTCAGTTTGGTATCGTCAGCCTAATTCCGCAATTTCGTACCATCAGCCTAATCCCTGAGTTTGATATCATCAGCCTGATCCCTCAGTTTGGTATCATCAGCCTAATCCCTGTTTGCTGCCATCAGCCTATCTCTCAATTTGGTAACAACCTAACCCTTCAACCTGGTACCATAAGCCTAATCCCTGAGTTCGGTATCATCAGCCTAGGCCCTGAGTTTGGTAGCTTGGTACCAATCCCTCAACTTGGTATCATCATCCTCATCCCTGTTTGGTACTATCGGCCTAATCGCTCAGCTTGGTATCATCAACCTAATTCCTGTTTGGTACCATCAGCCTAATCGCTCAGCTTAGTATCATGAGCCTAATCCCTGTTTGGTTTCATAAACCTAATCCCTCGGCTTGGTATCATCAGACTAATCCCTGTTTGGTACCATCAGCTTAATCGCTCAGCTTGGTATCATCAGCCTAATTCCTGTTTGGTACCATCAGCCTAATCGCTCAGCTTGGTATCATCAGCCTAATTCCTGTTTCGTACCATTAGCCTAATCGCTCAGCTTGTATCATCAGCCTAATCCCTGTTTGGTGCCATAGGCCTTATCGCTAAGCTTGGTATCATCAGCCTAATTCCTGTTTGGTACCATCAGCCTAATCGCTCAGCTTAGTATCATGAGCCTAATATCTGTTTGGTACCATAGCCTAATCCCTCGGCTTGGTATCATCAGCCTAATCCCTGTGTGATACCATCAGCTTAATCGCTCAGTTTGGTATCATGAGCCTAATCCCTGTTTGGTACCATCAGCCTAATCGCTCAGCTTGGTATCATCAGCCTACTTGTACGCTATTTGGTACGTACCATCAGCCTATCTCTCATTCTGGTATCATCACCTAATTGGGCAGTTCGGTATCATCACCGTAATCCCTCAGTTTAGTACGACGCTCGGCGTGCTGACGCTCACTGACCGTCGCTGTGTCGATACCGTGAGAAGAAACCTGAACTGCAGCCCAAG includes these proteins:
- the LOC144101831 gene encoding uncharacterized protein LOC144101831, whose amino-acid sequence is MSPPAMLSPVLSLASMLLLLPVGTNAFPAKFGMYSVRNNSICAAVVHTGANSSETELGETPNSKDIFGNAEKLPLSKCRHPHDFVIVQEGRYALLSKTDVLASFIGRNYSYTFCVNSKQTIDFSCYRVSDRNGVTYFVAPTDYDRVLIRGPVGFYKCPQTYESLYDDQLSLIRDERQCATFLTVSSYGVRTDTGDCVLLYRYALFKDYPEVWNGCQRYSVGVNGNASYDCRFRAAAEPWNYPTREEVSRCAEYAIRVECSSVKFDSEADSRYFYAGHGMGEMTQNKIDRDSCQALGVEGFVTVGSYSRAATIGGCGILLAVVAVAVRVMCRMYLCSLCRREPVPYRHFSNAL